The genomic segment GCGGAAGCGAGATATGGTGATGCGGCCCCGGCGGCGGTGGCGCTTGGCCCCAAGCGACGCCCCGCGACAATGCGATCACCACAACCGCGAACGACGCGAACCAACGAGTTCGCATGACAGGACCCTCACAGCGAAAGAATCACGCGATTCGACACGCCCGCCATTATTTGGAGGGGTGATGGCAAAAGTCAATCGCTCGTTGCGGTCACGGGCGGCGCCGGCGCCGGTTTGCCGGCCCCGAGCTGCTCCAGCTCGATCTGCACCATCTTCAGCAGAGCTTGCAGGAAAGCCACGATCATCGGACCGACGACGACGCCAATCGGACCGAGCGCCTTCACGCCCCCCAGCACGCTGAGCAGGGCCAGGAGCGGGTGCAGATTCGATTGGCCCTGCAGCACGAACGGCTTGATGAAATTGTCGGCGGCCGAGACGATCACCGCGCAATAGGCGGCCAGCACGATGGCCGCCGTCGTCCGACCGTCCAACAACAGCCACAGGCAACAGGGAATCCACACCGCTGTGCCGCCGACGAACGGCACCAGCGAGAACAACATCGTCAGCATCGTGAGCAGGGCCAGCGAGCCGATGCCGGCGAAGAAGTAGCCGATGCCCGCCAGCACGCCTTGCACCACGGCCGATAACAACATCGCCACCACCACCGCGCGGCTGACCGTGGCAAACTCGTTGAGAAGCTGCTCTTCGTAACGGTCGTCGAGCGGCGAGATGCGCATGAACGACTTGATCATCGCCGAGCCGTCGGCGAGAAAATAATACAGCGCGACGATCATCACCGCCAAACCGATCAACAGATCGGGCAACACGTCGCCGGCGTACTGCGCCGAGCCGACCGCCAGCGAGTCGGCAAACTGCCGCGCTTTGGTACGCCACAGCGCGAGCTGCTCTTCCGATGGATTCGCCTGGCGCTTCAGCCAGGCTTTCCAGGTCGTTCCCAGCAGGTCGCCCGACAGCGCATCGAAGGCCTCGTCGATCGCCGCTGCCGCCTCGGCGACCTGATCCTCACTCACGGGCGAGGTGCGCAGCGGCCGGGCGGCAGTGGCCAGCCGATCGACGTCGGCGGCGAGACGTCCGCGGTCCTGTGTCGTGGCCCAGCTTGGGGCATGGTCCAAACCTTGAAGCTCGTGGTGTACGACCGCCGCCAACTCGCCGCCGGCGGTGGCCATCTCCGCAATTGCCCGTTCTTCATCGACGGGCTGGTGCCTTTGCCAGGCATCGAGCGCGGCTTCGAGCCTTCGCAGGCCGGCCATCACCGGCGGGGGCGGCAAATCGAGCCCCGTGCGCTGACGAAGGGCGGCCAGCTTCTGCCTTATCGCGACCGAGTTCCAGTGCCGGGCGATCGAGCTGGCCTCGAACGCCGCCTGAATCAGCACCAGGAGCAAGGGGGCCATCACGATCGTCAGGATGGCCAACGTGGTCGACGCGGCGGCCAACCGCTCGCGCCCGCGGCAACGGGTGACGCACCAGTGGTGCAGCGGCCGAAAAATCACCGCCAGCAGCACCGCCAGAAAGAGCGGCACAAAAAAGCCGGCCATGACGTGAAAGAACAGGCCCCCCATGACCAGCAGAATGGCCACCAAGACAATAAAAGAGACCACACGCGCCATAACGAGTCGCCTATATCGGGACAGTTGTGGCACATTGTAGGGTAGACGGTAGGCGGTAGACAGTAGACGCGGACGCCCAATCAGCGTCTTTCCGCTCGTCACCCCGTCTACCGTCTACCAGCGGATCAGCCGCCCCTCGATGGCGCACCTGCCCCGCGACTGCGGCCTGAGCGGGCTGAACGGGTCGCCTCGTTTTGCCGATACGATCCCTTATAGGGATGATAAACCATGTCCTCGTAAGCTCCCCGCTTGGCGAAGTAGACAGCTTGTTCCTCGATGCGTTCGGGCGCCAAGGCCGGCGGGTCGCTGCTCAAGCCGCCTTTGCTTCGCCGATACCGCCGGGGTGGTCGCAGTGCGGCGTGGCCCGAGCGCTGACCGGCGTGCGTGCCGTCCATATCCTTCAGCAGCGTCTCGGCGGGATTCGGATCGCCGCCTTTTGGCACCGGGCCCTTGCCTCTGCCCATGGCACCATTACCGCCGGCCGGCGGAGTCTTGCCAAAGCGCGGTTGCCCTAAGCG from the Pirellulales bacterium genome contains:
- a CDS encoding AI-2E family transporter; the protein is MARVVSFIVLVAILLVMGGLFFHVMAGFFVPLFLAVLLAVIFRPLHHWCVTRCRGRERLAAASTTLAILTIVMAPLLLVLIQAAFEASSIARHWNSVAIRQKLAALRQRTGLDLPPPPVMAGLRRLEAALDAWQRHQPVDEERAIAEMATAGGELAAVVHHELQGLDHAPSWATTQDRGRLAADVDRLATAARPLRTSPVSEDQVAEAAAAIDEAFDALSGDLLGTTWKAWLKRQANPSEEQLALWRTKARQFADSLAVGSAQYAGDVLPDLLIGLAVMIVALYYFLADGSAMIKSFMRISPLDDRYEEQLLNEFATVSRAVVVAMLLSAVVQGVLAGIGYFFAGIGSLALLTMLTMLFSLVPFVGGTAVWIPCCLWLLLDGRTTAAIVLAAYCAVIVSAADNFIKPFVLQGQSNLHPLLALLSVLGGVKALGPIGVVVGPMIVAFLQALLKMVQIELEQLGAGKPAPAPPVTATSD